ACCGGCGCGGCGATGTCGAGGTGGACCGGGACAGCGGTCTGGTGACCGCGGTCGGGGTGGCCGGTCCCGGTTCGGGGATCGCGGTTCCCGGGCTGGTCGATCTGCAGGTCAACGGATTCGGCGGCGTCGACTTCCTCAACGCCGACGTCGACGGCTACGCCCATGCGAGCGCGGCGCTGGTCCGCACGGGGGTGGTGGCCTACCAGCCCACGTTGATCACCAGCCGGCCCGAGCAGACCGTGGCCGCGATCGAGACCGCTGCCAAAGCACAGGCGGCGCCGGGCGGAGCGCGGATTCTCGGTGTGCACCTGGAGGGGCCGTTCCTGTCGCCGGTCCGGCCCGGGACCCATCCGGTCGAGCTGCTGCGGGCGCCGGACGTCGAATTGACGGAGAGGTTGCTCGCGGCCGGGCCGGTCACGCAGGTGACCTTGGCCCCGGAGCTGCCCGGCGCGCTGGAGGTGGTCCGGGCGTGCGTCCGGACCGGCGTGCTCGTGGCCTGCGGGCACAGCGACGCGACGGCGGCCGAGGCGCACGCCGCCTTCGACCTCGGGGCGCGGTCGGTGACGCACTTGTTCGACGCGATGCGCCCGTTCGCCCACCGCGATCCGGGTATCGCCGGTGCGGCGCTGACCCG
This genomic window from Amycolatopsis mongoliensis contains:
- the nagA gene encoding N-acetylglucosamine-6-phosphate deacetylase — translated: MRLGVAGALVGGAYRRGDVEVDRDSGLVTAVGVAGPGSGIAVPGLVDLQVNGFGGVDFLNADVDGYAHASAALVRTGVVAYQPTLITSRPEQTVAAIETAAKAQAAPGGARILGVHLEGPFLSPVRPGTHPVELLRAPDVELTERLLAAGPVTQVTLAPELPGALEVVRACVRTGVLVACGHSDATAAEAHAAFDLGARSVTHLFDAMRPFAHRDPGIAGAALTRDDVFVGVIADPSHLAPEAVRLAFQAARGRVVLVTDALAAGGCLDGHYRLGDVEFDVSGGTARRADGTLVGTTITLLDAVRDACAAGISLEVAVNAATRTPAELFPRGDVGLLRPGNRADVLVLDDSLALHTVLQGAREP